The Enterobacter asburiae genomic sequence ACGGCGCAGCCACCATGGACTGGATGGAACAGGAGCAGGAGCGTGGTATCACTATCACCTCCGCAGCGACTACTGCATTCTGGTCAGGTATGGCTAAGCAGTACGAACCGCATCGCGTAAACATCATCGACACCCCAGGGCACGTTGACTTCACCATCGAAGTAGAACGTTCCATGCGTGTTCTTGACGGCGCGGTAATGGTTTATTGCGCAGTTGGTGGTGTTCAGCCACAGTCTGAGACCGTATGGCGTCAGGCGAACAAATATAAAGTTCCACGCATCGCGTTCGTTAACAAAATGGACCGTATGGGTGCTAACTTCCTGAAAGTTGTTGGTCAGATCAAATCCCGTCTGGGCGCGAACCCTGTTCCGCTGCAGCTGGCAATTGGTGCTGAAGAAGGCTTCACCGGCGTTATCGACCTGGTGAAAATGAAAGCCATCAACTGGAACGATGCAGACCAGGGCGTTACCTTCGAATACGAAGATATCCCGGCTGAAATGCAGGACCTGGCTGACGAATGGCACCAGAACCTGATCGAATCCGCTGCTGAAGCTTCTGAAGAGCTGATGGAGAAATACCTGGGTGGTGAAGAACTGACTGAAGAAGAGATCAAAAAAGCTCTGCGTCAGCGCGTTCTGAACAACGAAATCATCCTGGTAACCTGTGGTTCTGCGTTCAAGAACAAAGGTGTTCAGGCGATGCTGGATGCGGTAGTTGATTACCTGCCATCCCCGGTTGACGTTCCTGCGATCAACGGCATCCTGGACGACGGTAAAGATACTCCGGCTGAGCGTCACGCAAGCGACGAAGAGCCATTCTCTGCACTGGCGTTCAAAATTGCTACCGACCCATTCGTGGGTAACCTGACCTTCTTCCGCGTTTACTCTGGCGTGGTTAACTCCGGTGACACCATCCTGAACTCCGTGAAAGCGGCGCGTGAACGTTTTGGCCGTATCGTACAGATGCACGCTAACAAACGTGAAGAGATCAAAGAAGTTCGTGCGGGCGACATCGCTGCAGCTATCGGTCTGAAAGACGTGACCACTGGTGACACCCTGTGTGACCCGGATCACCCGATCATTCTGGAGCGTATGGAATTCCCTGAGCCGGTAATCTCCATCGCAGTTGAACCAAAAACCAAAGCTGACCAGGAAAAAATGGGTCTGGCTCTGGGCCGTCTGGCGAAAGAAGACCCATCATTCCGCGTATGGACTGATGAAGAATCTAACCAGACCATCATCGCTGGTATGGGTGAACTGCACCTGGACATCATCGTTGACCGTATGAAGCGTGAATTCAACGTTGAAGCGAACGTGGGTAAACCTCAGGTTGCTTACCGCGAAGCGATTCGTGCGAAAGTTACCGATGTTGAAGGTAAACACGCTAAGCAGTCTGGTGGTCGCGGTCAGTACGGTCACGTTGTGATCGACATGTACCCACTGGAGCCGGGCTCTAACCCGAAAGGTTACGAGTTCATCAACGACATCAAAGGTGGTGTAATTCCTGGCGAATACATCCCAGCCGTTGATAAAGGCATTCAGGAACAGCTGAAAGCGGGCCCTCTGGCTGGCTATCCGGTTGTTGACATGGGTGTTCGTCTGCACTTCGGTTCTTACCACGACGTTGACTCCTCTGAACTGGCGTTTAAACTGGCTGCGTCTATTGCCTTTAAAGAAGGCTTTAAGAAAGCAAAACCAGTTCTGCTTGAGCCAATCATGAAGGTTGAAGTAGAAACTCCTGAAGAGAACACCGGTGACGTTATCGGTGACTTGAGCCGTCGTCGCGGTATGCTGCGTGGTCAGGAATCCGAAGTGACTGGCGTTAAGATCCACGCTGAAGTTCCGCTGTCTGAAATGTTCGGATATGCAACTCAGCTGCGTTCTCTGACCAAAGGTCGTGCATCATACACCATGGAATTCCTGAAGTATGATGATGCGCCTAACAACGTTGCTCAGGCCGTTATTGAAGCCCGTGGTAAGTAATCCACAGGATTAAAACCTAAGTCCCGTGCTCTCTCCACAGGGGAGAGCACTATAGTAAGGAATATAGCCGTGTCTAAAGAAAAATTTGAACGTACAAAACCGCACGTCAACGTTGGTACTATCGGCCACGTTGACCATGGTAAAACTACCCTGACTGCTGCAATCACTACCGTTCTGGCTAAAACCTACGGTGGTTCTGCTCGTGCATTCGACCAGATCGATAACGCACCAGAAGAAAAAGCTCGTGGTATCACCATCAACACTTCCCACGTTGAATATGACACCCCGACTCGCCACTACGCACACGTAGACTGCCCAGGCCACGCCGACTATGTTAAAAACATGATCACCGGTGCTGCGCAGATGGACGGCGCGATCCTGGTTGTTGCTGCGACTGACGGCCCAATGCCTCAGACTCGTGAGCACATCCTGCTGGGTCGTCAGGTAGGCGTTCCTTTCATCATCGTGTTCCTGAACAAATGCGACATGGTTGATGACGAAGAGCTGCTGGAACTGGTAGAGATGGAAGTTCGTGAACTGCTGTCTCAGTACGATTTCCCGGGCGACGATACTCCAATCGTTCGTGGTTCTGCTCTGAAAGCGCTGGAAGGCGACGCAGAGTGGGAAGCGAAAATCATCGAACTGGCTGGCTTCCTGGATTCTTACATCCCAGAACCAGAGCGTGCGATTGACAAGCCATTCCTGCTGCCAATCGAAGACGTATTCTCCATCTCCGGTCGTGGTACCGTTGTTACCGGTCGTGTAGAGCGCGGTATCATCAAAGTTGGCGAAGAAGTTGAAATCGTTGGTATCAAAGAGACTGCGAAGTCTACCTGTACTGGCGTTGAAATGTTCCGCAAACTGCTGGACGAAGGCCGTGCTGGTGAGAACGTTGGTGTTCTGCTGCGTGGTATCAAACGTGAAGAAATCGAACGTGGTCAGGTTCTGGCGAAGCCAGGCTCAATCAAGCCACACACCAAGTTCGAATCTGAAGTGTACATCCTGTCCAAAGACGAAGGCGGCCGTCATACTCCGTTCTTCAAAGGCTACCGTCCACAGTTCTACTTCCGTACAACTGACGTGACCGGTACCATCGAACTGCCAGAAGGCGTTGAGATGGTAATGCCAGGCGACAACATCAAGATGGTTGTGACTCTGATCCACCCAATCGCGATGGACGACGGTCTGCGTTTCGCAATCCGTGAAGGCGGCCGTACCGTTGGCGCGGGCGTTGTTGCTAAAGTTCTGGGCTAATTAATTATCCCTGAATAAAAAAAGGACGCTTCGGCGTCCTTTTTTGTTTTCTGCCGTTCAGGCACTGTCACAAAATTTCGCATTTTTTGCCTGCTCCCGCCCCGTATTGTGGCGCTTGTGCTATTGTAATCATAACCATTCTCACTTACACTTTGCGCATAATTTGAACGGGAGTCTCTATGTACGTTTGTTTATGTAATGGTGTAAGCGACAAGAAAATACGTCAGGCCGTTCGTCAGTTTCAGCCTCAGTCATTTCAGCAGCTACGCAAATTTGTTCCGGTGGGAAATCAATGCGGTAAATGTGTACGTGCTGCGCGAGAGATCATGCAGGACGAATTGATGCAGATCCCGGAATACAAAGAGATCGCGTAAGCGCCCATCTTTTTTTTGACATCCCTGTAGCCCGATCTACGCTTCAATGAGTGGAAGCGGAGGGACTATATAATGAAAGGTGATGTTAAAATCATAAGTTATCTCAATAAATTATTGGGAAATGAGCTTGTCGCAATTAACCAGTACTTTCTTCACGCGAGAATGTTCAAAAACTGGGGGCTTAAACGTTTGAACGACGTTGAGTACCATGAATCGATCGATGAAATGAAGCACGCCGATAAATATATCGAGCGTATTTTATTTCTTGAAGGTATTCCAAACCTGCAGGATCTTGGAAAGCTGGGCATCGGAGAAGATGTCGAAGAGATGCTGCGTTCCGACCTCAGGCTGGAGCTTGAAGGCGCCAAAGATCTCCGTGAAGCTATTGCCTACGCAGACAGCGTACATGACTACGTCAGTCGCGATATGATGATCCAGATCCTGGCCGATGAAGAAGGCCACATTGACTGGCTGGAAACGGAACTGGACCTGATTGCTAAAATCGGCCTGCAGAACTACCTTCAGTCGCAGATTAAAGTGGAAGAGTAACCACCGTCTTCCAGCCTATGCATAAACCCGCTGCTGCCAGAAATGGCCCAAAAGGCAGTGGGTTTTTTAATGCCCCTTTATCAGAGATGAATAACGAAAACACAAGAATGCTAAGTAGCGCCATAAGCGCAGCGAGTAGCGCCAGCGCAGGCAGCACGCACCAGCCATGCCAGGCACCAAGCGCCGCCAGGTATTTTACATCGCCATATCCCATCCCTTCACGCCGGCAGATAAACCGATATCCCCAGTAGATAACGGCAAAGCCGATATATCCCGCCATTGCACCCACCACCGCACTCGGCAGAAAATCAGGATGGATACAGAGCTGAAAGAGCAGGCCCGTCCAGAGTAGCGGGCAGAGAAATTTATCGGGAAGCAGTCCGTAGCGAATATCTGCATGGACAAGAAAGGCCGTCAGCGAAAAATAGCTCAGCAAAAAGGGGAGGGTGGTTAACATGGAAATGGCCTCAAAAGGGTTTGAGCGCATACTCGTTATAATCGGCCTGGCCGGCAATCGACAAAAACGACAATTGCGTAGGGGCTCGAGACAAAGCATTGAGAAGGGATACATTGCGTAAAAAGTTGCGTGCCCTTACGCATACTGCACCTCAGGCGCTTAATTTCTAAACGGCACTTGCGTCTTGCCCAGATTTACGTATAATGCGCGGGCTTGTCGTAATTGACGGCGGGTTCAATCTGAACCAGAGTAGCTCACTTTGTTACTCAACAATGCTCCCAATTGGGGAGCTACGTAAGAACGGTTACACTCTCCCATCAATCGTAATGGGTTTGAGGAGTAATCATTTTCGTTTATAAAATAATTGGAGCTCTGGTCTCATGCAGAACCAAAGAATCCGTATCCGCCTTAAAGCGTTTGATCATCGTCTGATCGATCAATCAACCGCGGAAATCGTCGAGACTGCTAAGCGCACTGGTGCGCAAGTCCGTGGTCCGATCCCGCTGCCGACCCGCAAAGAGCGCTTCACCGTTCTGATCTCCCCGCACGTCAACAAAGACGCGCGCGATCAGTACGAAATCCGCACTCACAAGCGTCTGGTTGACATCGTTGAGCCAACTGAGAAAACCGTTGATGCTCTGATGCGTCTGGATCTGGCTGCCGGTGTAGACGTGCAGATCAGCCTGGGTTAATCAGGTCATCGAGCGATTGAGAGGTTGATACAATGATTGGTTTAGTCGGTAAAAAAGTGGGCATGACCCGCATCTTCACTGAAGATGGCGTTTCAATCCCAGTAACCGTAATCGAAGTTGAAGCAAACCGCGTTACCCAGGTTAAAGATCTGGCTAACGATGGCTACCGCGCTGTTCAGGTGACCACTGGTGCTAAAAAAGCTAACCGTGTAACCAAACCAGAAGCGGGTCACTTCGCTAAAGCTGGCGTAGAAGCTGGCCGTGGTCTGTGGGAATTCCGTCTTGCTGAAGGCGAAGAGTTCACCGTAGGTCAGGACATTAGCGTTGAGCTGTTTGCTGACGTTAAAAAAGTTGACGTAACCGGTACCTCTAAAGGTAAAGGTTTTGCTGGTACTGTTAAGCGCTGGAACTTCCGTACCCAGGACGCTACCCACGGTAACTCCTTGTCTCACCGCGTTCCGGGTTCTATCGGTCAGAACCAGACTCCGGGCAAAGTGTTCAAAGGCAAGAAAATGGCAGGTCAGCTGGGTAACGAACGTGTGACCGTTCAGAGCCTGGACGTAGTACGTGTTGACGCTGAGCGCAACCTGCTGCTGGTTAAAGGTGCAGTTCCGGGTGCAACCGGTAGCGACCTGATCGTTAAACCAGCTGTGAAGGCGTAAGGGGATAGCAATGGAATTAGTATTGAAAGACGCGCAGAGCGCGCTGACTGTTTCCGAAACTACCTTCGGTCGTGATTTCAACGAAGCGCTGGTTCACCAGGTTGTAGTTGCTTATGCAGCTGGTGCTCGTCAGGGTACTCGTGCTCAGAAGACTCGTGCTGAAGTAACTGGTTCTGGCAAAAAGCCATGGCGCCAGAAAGGTACCGGCCGTGCGCGTTCAGGTTCTATCAAGAGCCCGATCTGGCGTTCAGGTGGCGTGACCTTCGCTGCGCGTCCACAGGACCACAGTCAAAAAGTTAACAAAAAGATGTACCGCGGCGCGCTGAAAAGCATCCTGTCCGAACTGGTACGTCAGGATCGTCTGATCGTTGTCGAGAAGTTCTCTGTTGAAGCGCCTAAAACTAAGCTGCTGGCACAGAAACTGAAAGACATGGCTCTGGAAGATGTGCTGATCATCACCGGTGAGCTGGACGAGAACCTGTTCCTGGCCGCACGTAACCTGCACAAGGTTGACGTACGCGATGCGACTGGTATCGACCCGGTTAGCCTGATCGCCTTCGACAAAGTCGTAATGACTGCTGATGCTGTTAAGCAAGTTGAGGAGATGCTGGCATGATTCGTGAAGAACGTCTGCTGAAGGTGCTTCGCGCACCGCACGTTTCTGAAAAAGCGTCTACTGCGATGGAAAAAACAAACACCATCGTTCTCAAAGTTGCTAAAGACGCGACCAAAGCAGAGATCAAAGCTGCTGTGCAGAAACTGTTTGAAGTCGAAGTCGAAGTCGTTAACACCCTGGTAGTTAAAGGGAAAGTTAAACGTCACGGACAGCGTATCGGTCGTCGTAGCGACTGGAAAAAAGCTTACGTCACCCTGAAAGAAGGCCAGAATCTGGACTTCGTTGGCGGCGCTGAGTAAGTCGGAGGAGTAATACAATGGCAGTTGTTAAATGTAAACCGACATCTCCGGGTCGTCGCCACGTAGTTAAAGTGGTTAACCCTGAGCTGCACAAGGGCAAACCTTTTGCTCCGTTGCTGGAAAAAAACAGCAAATCCGGTGGTCGTAACAACAATGGCCGTATCACCACTCGTCACATCGGTGGTGGCCACAAGCAGGCTTATCGTATTGTTGACTTCAAACGCAACAAAGACGGTATCCCAGCAGTTGTTGAACGTCTTGAGTACGATCCGAACCGTTCCGCGAACATCGCGCTGGTTCTGTACAAAGACGGCGAACGCCGTTACATCCTGGCCCCTAAAGGCCTGAAAGCTGGCGACCAGATTCAGTCTGGCGTTGATGCTGCAATCAAAGCAGGCAACACCCTGCCGATGCGCAATATCCCGGTTGGTTCTACCGTTCATAACGTAGAAATGAAACCAGGTAAAGGCGGTCAGCTGGCACGTTCCGCTGGTACTTACGTTCAGATCGTTGCTCGTGATGGTGCTTATGTCACCCTGCGTCTGCGTTCTGGTGAAATGCGTAAAGTCGAAGCAGACTGCCGCGCTACTCTGGGCGAAGTTGGCAATGCTGAGCATATGCTGCGCGTTCTGGGTAAAGCAGGTGCTGCACGCTGGCGTGGTGTTCGTCCTACCGTTCGCGGTACTGCGATGAACCCAGTCGACCACCCACATGGTGGTGGTGAAGGTCGTAACTTTGGTAAGCACCCGGTAACTCCGTGGGGCGTTCAGACCAAAGGTAAGAAGACCCGCAGCAACAAGCGTACTGATAAATTTATCGTACGTCGCCGTAGCAAATAATTTTAGAGGATAAGCCATGCCACGTTCTCTCAAGAAAGGTCCTTTTATTGACCTGCACTTGCTGAAGAAGGTAGAGAAAGCGGTGGAAAGCGGAGACAAGAAGCCCCTGCGCACTTGGTCCCGTCGTTCAACGATCTTTCCTAACATGATCGGTTTGACCATCGCTGTCCATAATGGTCGTCAGCACGTTCCAGTCTTTGTTACCGACGAAATGGTTGGTCACAAACTGGGTGAATTCGCACCGACTCGTACTTATCGCGGCCACGCTGCTGATAAAAAAGCGAAGAAGAAATAAGGTAGGAGGAAGAGATGGAAACTTTAGCTCAACATCGCCATGCTCGTTCTTCTGCTCAGAAGGTTCGCCTTGTTGCTGACCTGATTCGCGGTAAGAAAGTGTCGCAGGCCCTGGACATCCTGACCTATACCAACAAGAAAGCTGCGGTATTGGTCAAGAAAGTACTGGAATCTGCCATTGCTAACGCTGAACACAACGATGGCGCTGACATCGACGATCTGAAAGTCGCGAAAATTTTCGTAGATGAAGGCCCAAGCATGAAGCGCATTATGCCGCGTGCGAAAGGTCGTGCAGATCGCATCCTGAAGCGCACCAGCCACATTACTGTGGTTGTGTCCGATCGCTGAGACTCTGGAGACTAGCAATGGGTCAGAAAGTACATCCTAATGGTATTCGCCTGGGTATTGTAAAACCATGGAACTCTACCTGGTTTGCGAACACCAAAGAATTCGCTGACAACCTGGACAGCGATTTTAAAGTACGTCAGTACCTGACTAAGGAACTGGCTAAAGCGTCTGTATCTCGTATCGTTATCGAGCGTCCAGCGAAGAGCATCCGTGTGACTATTCACACTGCTCGTCCTGGCATCGTTATCGGTAAGAAAGGCGAAGACGTAGAAAAACTGCGCAAGGTCGTAGCGGATATCGCTGGCGTTCCTGCACAGATCAATATCGCTGAAGTTCGTAAGCCTGAACTGGACGCTAAATTGGTTGCTGACAGCATCACTTCACAGCTGGAACGTCGTGTTATGTTCCGTCGTGCTATGAAGCGTGCTGTACAGAACGCAATGCGTCTGGGCGCTAAAGGTATCAAAGTTGAAGTTAGCGGCCGTCTGGGCGGCGCGGAAATCGCACGTACCGAATGGTACCGCGAAGGTCGCGTACCGCTGCACACTCTGCGTGCTGACATCGACTACAACACCTCTGAAGCGCACACCACTTACGGTGTAATCGGCGTTAAGGTATGGATCTTCAAAGGTGAGATCCTGGGTGGTATGGCTGCTGTTGAACAACCGGAAAAACCGGCTGCTCAACCTAAAAAGCAGCAGCGTAAAGGCCGTAAATAAGGAGCGTCGCTGATGTTACAACCAAAGCGTACAAAATTCCGTAAAGTGCACAAAGGCCGCAACCGTGGTCTGGCGCAGGGTACGGATGTTAGCTTCGGCACTTTCGGTCTGAAAGCTGTTGGCCGTGGTCGTCTGACTGCACGTCAGATCGAAGCAGCACGTCGTGCAATGACCCGTGCAGTTAAGCGTCAAGGTAAGATCTGGATCCGTGTATTCCCGGACAAACCGATCACCGAGAAGCCACTGGAAGTTCGTATGGGTAAAGGTAAAGGTAACGTGGAGTACTGGGTTGCCTTGATCCAACCGGGCAAAGTCCTTTATGAAATGGACGGTGTTCCGGAAGAGCTGGCCCGTGAAGCCTTCGGCCTGGCAGCAGCGAAACTGCCTATCAAAACCACCTTTGTAACTAAGACGGTGATGTAATGAAAGCAAAAGAGCTGCGTGAAAAAAGCGTTGAAGAGCTGAACGCTGAGCTGCTGAACCTGCTGCGTGAGCAGTTCAACCTGCGTATGCAGGCTGCAAGTGGCCAGCTGCAACAGACTCACCTGCTGAAGCAAGTGCGTCGCAATGTTGCACGCGTTAAGACTTTACTGACTCAGAAGGCGGGTGCGTAATGACCGATAAAATCCGTACTCTGCAAGGTCGTGTTGTTAGCGACAAAATGGAGAAATCCATTGTTGTAGCTATCGAACGTATTGTGAAACACCCGATCTACGGTAAATTCATCAAGCGTACGACCAAACTGCACGTACATGACGAGAACAACGAATGTGGTATCGGCGACAAGGTTGAAATCCGTGAATGCCGTCCACTGTCCAAGACTAAGTCCTGGACGCTGGTTCGCGTTGTAGAGAAAGCGGTTCTGTAATACAGTACGCCTTCTCAATACGAATAAACGGCTCAGCGATGAGCCGTTTATTTTTTCTACCCATATTGCAGAAGCGGTGTTATAATGCCGCGCCCTCGATATGGGGCTTTTTAACGGCTCTGATTTTAGAGTCTCAGGTAGTAGTTGACATTAGCGGAGCACTAAAATGATCCAAGAACAGACTATGCTGAACGTCGCCGACAACTCCGGTGCACGTCGCGTAATGTGTATCAAGGTTCTGGGTGGCTCGCACCGTCGCTACGCAGGCGTAGGCGACATCATCAAGATCACCATCAAGGAAGCAATTCCACGTGGTAAGGTCAAAAAAGGTGATGTGCTGAAGGCGGTAGTGGTGCGCACCAAGAAGGGTGTTCGTCGCCCTGACGGTTCTGTCATTCGCTTCGATGGTAATGCATGCGTTATTTTAAACAATAACAGCGAGCAGCCTATCGGCACGCGTATCTTTGGGCCGGTAACTCGTGAACTTCGTACTGAGAAGTTCATGAAAATTATCTCTCTGGCACCAGAAGTACTCTAAGGAGCGAATCATGGCAGCGAAAATCCGTCGTGATGACGAAGTTATCGTGTTAACCGGTAAAGATAAAGGTAAACGCGGTAAAGTAAAAAATGTTCTGTCTTCCGGCAAACTTGTCGTTGAAGGTATCAACCTGGTTAAGAAACATCAGAAGCCGGTTCCGGCCCTGAACCAACCAGGTGGCATCGTTGAAAAAGAAGCTGCTATTCAGGTTTCTAACGTTGCAATCTTCAATGCGGCTACCGGCAAGGCTGACCGTGTAGGCTTTAGATTCGAAGACGGCAAAAAAGTCCGTTTCTTCAAGTCTAACAGCGAAACTATCAAGTAATTTGGAGTAGTACGATGGCGAAACTGCATGATTACTACAAAGACGAAGTAGTTAACAAACTCATGACTGAGTTTAACTACAATTCTGTCATGCAAGTCCCTCGGGTCGAGAAGATCACCCTGAACATGGGTGTTGGTGAAGCGATCGCTGACAAGAAACTGCTGGATAACGCAGCAGCTGATCTGACAGCAATCTCCGGTCAAAAACCGCTGATCACCAAAGCACGCAAATCTGTTGCAGGCTTCAAAATCCGTCAGGGCTATCCGATCGGCTGTAAAGTAACTCTGCGTGGCGAACGCATGTGGGAGTTCTTTGAGCGCCTGATCACTATTGCTGTTCCACGTATCCGTGACTTCCGTGGCTTGTCCGCTAAGTCTTTCGACGGTCGTGGTAACTACAGCATGGGTGTCCGTGAGCAGATCATCTTCCCAGAAATCGACTACGATAAAGTCGACCGCGTGCGTGGTTTGGATATTACCATTACCACTACTGCGAAATCTGACGAAGAAGGCCGTGCTCTGCTGGCTGCCTTTGACTTCCCGTTCCGCAAGTAAGGTAGGGTTACTGAATGGCTAAGCAATCAATGAAAGCACGCGAAGTAAAGCGCGTAGCTTTAGCTGATAAATTCTTCGCTAAACGCGCTGAACTGAAAGCGATCATTTCTGATGTGAACGCTTCCGACGAAGATCGTTGGAATGCGGTTCTCAAGCTGCAGTCTCTGCCGCGTGATTCCAGCCCGTCTCGTCAGCGTAACCGCTGTCGTCAAACAGGTCGTCCACATGGTTATGTGGGCAAGTTTGGGTTGAGCCGTATCAAACTGCGTGAAGCCGCTATGCGCGGTGAAGTGCCAGGCTTGAAAAAGGCTAGCTGGTAATTACCAATTGAATCACGGGAGTAAAGACAGATGAGCATGCAAGATCCGATCGCGGATATGCTGACCCGTATCCGTAACGGTCAGGCCGCGAACAAAGTTGCGGTCACCATGCCTTCCGCCAAGCTGAAAGTGGCAATTGCCAACGTGCTGAAGGAAGAAGGTTTTATCGAAGATTTTAAAGTTGAAGGCGACACCAAGCCGGAACTGGAACTTACTCTCAAGTATTTCCAGGGTAAAGCTGTTGTAGAAAGCATTCAGCGTGTCAGCCGCCCAGGTCTGCGCATCTATAAGAAAAAAGATGAGCTGCCAAAAGTTATGGCTGGTCTTGGTATCGCAGTTGTTTCTACCTCTAAAGGTGTTATGACTGATCGTGCAGCGCGCCAGGCTGGTCTTGGTGGCGAAATTATCTGCTACGTAGCCTAATCGGAGGAAAGAATGTCTCGTGTTGCTAAAGCACCGGTCGTTATTCCTGCCGGCGTTGATGTAAAAATCGACGGTCAGGTTATTACGATCAAAGGTAAAAACGGCGAGCTGACTCGTACCCTCAACAAAGCTGTTGAAGTTAAACATGCAGATAACGCTCTGACCTTCGGTCCACGTGATGGTTTCGTGGATGGATGGGCTCAGGCTGGTACCGCGCGTGCCCTGCTGAACTCAATGGTTGTTGGTGTTACCGAAGGCTTCACTAAAAAGCTTCAGCTGGTTGGTGTAGGTTATCGTGCAGCTATCAAAGGGAATGCAGTAGGCCTGTCTCTGGGCTTCTCACACCCTGTTGAGCATCCGCTGCCGGCCGGTATCACTGCAGAATGTCCGACTCAAACTGAAATCGTGCTGAAAGGCGCTGATAAACAGCTGATCGGTCAGGTTGCAGCAGATCTGCGCGCCTACCGTCGTCCTGAGCCTTATAAAGGCAAGGGTGTTCGTTACGCCGACGAAGTCGTGCGTACCAAAGAGGCTAAGAAGAAGTAAGGTAACACTATGGATAAGAAATCTGCTCGTATCCGTCGTGCGACCCGCGCACGCCGCAAGCTCAAAGAGCTGGGTGCAACTCGCCTGGTGGTACATCGTACCCCGCGTCATATTTACGCACAGGTAATTGCACCGAACGGTTCTGAAGTTCTGGTAGCTGCTTCTACTGTAGAAAAAGCTATCTCAGAACAATTGAAGTACACCGGTAACAAAGACGCCGCTGCAGCTGTAGGTAAAGCTGTTGCTGAACGCGCTCTGGAAAAAGGCATCAGCAATGTTTCCTTTGACCGTTCCGGGTTCCAATATCATGGTCGTGTCCAGGCACTGGCAGATGCTGCCCGTGAAGCTGGCCTTCAGTTCTAAGGTAGAGGTGTAAGATGGCTCACATCGAAAAACAGGCTGGCGAACTGCAGGAAAAGCTGATCGCGGTAAACCGCGTATCTAAAACCGTTAAAGGTGGTCGTATTTTCTCCTTCACAGCACTGACTGTAGTAGGCGATGGTAACGGTCGCGTTGGTTTTGGTTACGGTAAAGCGCGTGAAGTTCCAGCAGCGATCCAGAAAGCGATGGAAAAAGCCCGTC encodes the following:
- the rplV gene encoding 50S ribosomal protein L22, which produces METLAQHRHARSSAQKVRLVADLIRGKKVSQALDILTYTNKKAAVLVKKVLESAIANAEHNDGADIDDLKVAKIFVDEGPSMKRIMPRAKGRADRILKRTSHITVVVSDR
- the rplB gene encoding 50S ribosomal protein L2; the protein is MAVVKCKPTSPGRRHVVKVVNPELHKGKPFAPLLEKNSKSGGRNNNGRITTRHIGGGHKQAYRIVDFKRNKDGIPAVVERLEYDPNRSANIALVLYKDGERRYILAPKGLKAGDQIQSGVDAAIKAGNTLPMRNIPVGSTVHNVEMKPGKGGQLARSAGTYVQIVARDGAYVTLRLRSGEMRKVEADCRATLGEVGNAEHMLRVLGKAGAARWRGVRPTVRGTAMNPVDHPHGGGEGRNFGKHPVTPWGVQTKGKKTRSNKRTDKFIVRRRSK
- the rpsS gene encoding 30S ribosomal protein S19, with the translated sequence MPRSLKKGPFIDLHLLKKVEKAVESGDKKPLRTWSRRSTIFPNMIGLTIAVHNGRQHVPVFVTDEMVGHKLGEFAPTRTYRGHAADKKAKKK
- the rplP gene encoding 50S ribosomal protein L16, which gives rise to MLQPKRTKFRKVHKGRNRGLAQGTDVSFGTFGLKAVGRGRLTARQIEAARRAMTRAVKRQGKIWIRVFPDKPITEKPLEVRMGKGKGNVEYWVALIQPGKVLYEMDGVPEELAREAFGLAAAKLPIKTTFVTKTVM
- the rplE gene encoding 50S ribosomal protein L5; this translates as MAKLHDYYKDEVVNKLMTEFNYNSVMQVPRVEKITLNMGVGEAIADKKLLDNAAADLTAISGQKPLITKARKSVAGFKIRQGYPIGCKVTLRGERMWEFFERLITIAVPRIRDFRGLSAKSFDGRGNYSMGVREQIIFPEIDYDKVDRVRGLDITITTTAKSDEEGRALLAAFDFPFRK
- the rpsC gene encoding 30S ribosomal protein S3 yields the protein MGQKVHPNGIRLGIVKPWNSTWFANTKEFADNLDSDFKVRQYLTKELAKASVSRIVIERPAKSIRVTIHTARPGIVIGKKGEDVEKLRKVVADIAGVPAQINIAEVRKPELDAKLVADSITSQLERRVMFRRAMKRAVQNAMRLGAKGIKVEVSGRLGGAEIARTEWYREGRVPLHTLRADIDYNTSEAHTTYGVIGVKVWIFKGEILGGMAAVEQPEKPAAQPKKQQRKGRK
- the rpsQ gene encoding 30S ribosomal protein S17 — protein: MTDKIRTLQGRVVSDKMEKSIVVAIERIVKHPIYGKFIKRTTKLHVHDENNECGIGDKVEIRECRPLSKTKSWTLVRVVEKAVL
- the rplX gene encoding 50S ribosomal protein L24, which codes for MAAKIRRDDEVIVLTGKDKGKRGKVKNVLSSGKLVVEGINLVKKHQKPVPALNQPGGIVEKEAAIQVSNVAIFNAATGKADRVGFRFEDGKKVRFFKSNSETIK
- the rplF gene encoding 50S ribosomal protein L6 is translated as MSRVAKAPVVIPAGVDVKIDGQVITIKGKNGELTRTLNKAVEVKHADNALTFGPRDGFVDGWAQAGTARALLNSMVVGVTEGFTKKLQLVGVGYRAAIKGNAVGLSLGFSHPVEHPLPAGITAECPTQTEIVLKGADKQLIGQVAADLRAYRRPEPYKGKGVRYADEVVRTKEAKKK
- the rpsH gene encoding 30S ribosomal protein S8; this encodes MSMQDPIADMLTRIRNGQAANKVAVTMPSAKLKVAIANVLKEEGFIEDFKVEGDTKPELELTLKYFQGKAVVESIQRVSRPGLRIYKKKDELPKVMAGLGIAVVSTSKGVMTDRAARQAGLGGEIICYVA
- the rpmC gene encoding 50S ribosomal protein L29, whose product is MKAKELREKSVEELNAELLNLLREQFNLRMQAASGQLQQTHLLKQVRRNVARVKTLLTQKAGA
- the rplN gene encoding 50S ribosomal protein L14; protein product: MIQEQTMLNVADNSGARRVMCIKVLGGSHRRYAGVGDIIKITIKEAIPRGKVKKGDVLKAVVVRTKKGVRRPDGSVIRFDGNACVILNNNSEQPIGTRIFGPVTRELRTEKFMKIISLAPEVL
- the rpsN gene encoding 30S ribosomal protein S14; its protein translation is MAKQSMKAREVKRVALADKFFAKRAELKAIISDVNASDEDRWNAVLKLQSLPRDSSPSRQRNRCRQTGRPHGYVGKFGLSRIKLREAAMRGEVPGLKKASW
- the rplR gene encoding 50S ribosomal protein L18 yields the protein MDKKSARIRRATRARRKLKELGATRLVVHRTPRHIYAQVIAPNGSEVLVAASTVEKAISEQLKYTGNKDAAAAVGKAVAERALEKGISNVSFDRSGFQYHGRVQALADAAREAGLQF